A region from the Saccharomonospora azurea NA-128 genome encodes:
- a CDS encoding MoaD/ThiS family protein, protein MIRVTLPPHLRTLAHVHGEVRLDVPGAVTLGAVLDSLEATYPVLRGTIREHGTKKRRAFVRFFACEQDLSHVPPDTPLPTAVASGAEPLLVIGAMAGG, encoded by the coding sequence ATGATCCGGGTGACACTTCCGCCGCATCTGCGGACTCTGGCCCACGTACACGGCGAGGTGCGGCTCGACGTGCCCGGCGCGGTCACCTTGGGCGCCGTACTCGACTCCCTGGAGGCGACCTATCCGGTGCTGCGCGGCACCATCCGCGAACACGGCACCAAGAAACGACGGGCGTTCGTGCGGTTCTTCGCGTGCGAGCAGGACCTGTCCCACGTCCCGCCCGACACCCCGCTACCCACCGCGGTGGCCAGCGGGGCCGAGCCACTCCTCGTCATCGGAGCGATGGCGGGCGGCTGA
- a CDS encoding cytochrome P450: MGNLRSRVVSWFTRRYVARVQKKGLDLSKLSLLPDGVLMPLRRNGLDPVPELGQRRSEEPVSKLPVPFGLNLWLVTGHEEAKAVLGDAKTFSNDFTNLVGKTSAKVDDNPGGLGFADPPVHTRLRRLLTPEFTMRRLARLKPGIERIVNERLDAMAKVDGPVDLVEEFALPIPSLVICELLGVPYEDRDEFQHLAVQRFDLFGGAGASLGAISESLEYLLGVVRKERENPGDGLLGMIIKDHGDNVDDRELAGLADGVLTGGFETTASMLSLGALVLLQDQDIFKRVRDDDEVVHGFVEELLRYLTVVQVAFPRFAREDIEIGGRTIAQGDMVVVSLSGANRDEALGERLEVFDGTRPPTSHLAFGYGVHRCVGAELARMELRAAYPALVRRFPSMRLAVPAAELDFRKTSIVYGVEKLPVLVD; this comes from the coding sequence GTGGGGAATCTCCGGTCGCGAGTCGTGTCGTGGTTCACGCGTCGCTACGTCGCGCGTGTACAGAAGAAGGGGCTCGACCTCTCGAAACTGAGCCTGTTGCCCGACGGCGTGCTGATGCCGCTGCGCCGCAACGGTCTGGACCCGGTGCCCGAGTTGGGCCAGAGGCGCTCCGAGGAACCGGTCAGCAAGCTGCCCGTTCCGTTCGGTCTCAACCTGTGGCTGGTCACGGGGCACGAGGAGGCGAAGGCCGTCCTCGGTGACGCCAAGACCTTCAGCAACGACTTCACCAATCTGGTGGGGAAGACCAGCGCGAAGGTTGACGACAATCCCGGTGGCCTCGGGTTCGCGGACCCGCCGGTGCACACCCGGTTGCGTCGGCTGTTGACTCCCGAGTTCACCATGCGCCGCCTGGCCCGGCTGAAGCCCGGCATCGAGCGGATCGTGAACGAGCGTCTCGACGCCATGGCGAAGGTCGACGGTCCGGTCGATCTCGTGGAGGAGTTCGCTCTGCCGATCCCGTCGCTGGTGATCTGCGAGCTCCTGGGCGTGCCGTACGAGGACCGGGACGAGTTCCAGCACCTCGCCGTGCAGCGGTTCGACCTCTTCGGTGGGGCGGGGGCCTCACTGGGCGCGATCTCCGAGTCGTTGGAGTACCTGCTGGGGGTCGTGCGAAAGGAGCGCGAGAACCCTGGCGACGGGCTCCTGGGGATGATCATCAAGGATCACGGCGACAACGTGGACGACCGGGAGCTCGCCGGTCTGGCCGACGGCGTGCTGACGGGCGGCTTCGAGACCACCGCGAGCATGCTGTCGCTGGGTGCGCTGGTGCTGCTGCAGGATCAGGACATCTTCAAGCGCGTCCGCGACGACGACGAGGTGGTGCACGGCTTCGTCGAGGAGCTGCTGCGTTACCTCACCGTGGTGCAGGTCGCGTTCCCCCGGTTCGCGCGCGAGGACATCGAGATCGGTGGCAGGACGATCGCGCAGGGCGACATGGTCGTGGTGTCGTTGAGTGGCGCCAACCGCGACGAGGCGCTGGGCGAGCGCCTCGAGGTCTTCGACGGCACTCGCCCGCCGACCTCCCACCTCGCGTTCGGGTACGGCGTGCACCGCTGCGTGGGCGCGGAACTGGCCCGGATGGAGCTGCGCGCGGCCTACCCGGCGCTGGTGCGGCGTTTCCCGTCGATGCGGTTGGCGGTGCCCGCGGCGGAGCTGGACTTCCGCAAGACGTCCATCGTCTACGGCGTGGAGAAGCTGCCCGTCCTGGTCGACTGA
- a CDS encoding coiled-coil domain-containing protein, whose translation MTSGQGLHGRPQQPGEFRVTWRGYDRNEVRKHVSGLLEALQATAADRDAAAEYVRSQSRELAALRTENEKLRQRLDRVCRTPVETDGLSERLWHMVDLAQREAKDIVATANAEAERRREELDKRQAELESRRTELEEEHRELVRQLKADAAAQAEKAERERREADERALRRRQELERDFAKNLAARRDEMNRALAQRDADARAEAERVVAEATAKAERIVAEATARVQALEEARRKAAAELRTAREALAGALPLIEPLPDEIAVDRTAPPVGIVPSARSAAESQPAESAEAADSAESRESADQPTQVVSVPSPGSRPGAPHSRSARAELPVRRVSGPTVTSVREQPVSSR comes from the coding sequence ATGACGAGTGGACAGGGCCTTCACGGTCGGCCGCAACAGCCAGGTGAATTCCGCGTGACGTGGCGTGGATATGACCGGAACGAAGTCAGAAAACACGTGAGCGGTCTGCTGGAGGCACTTCAGGCGACCGCCGCCGACCGGGATGCCGCCGCGGAATACGTTCGCTCGCAGTCGAGAGAACTCGCCGCGTTGCGTACGGAGAACGAGAAACTGCGGCAGCGGCTCGACCGAGTGTGCCGGACGCCGGTGGAGACGGACGGACTTTCCGAGCGCCTGTGGCACATGGTCGATCTCGCGCAGCGCGAGGCGAAGGACATCGTCGCCACGGCGAACGCCGAAGCGGAACGCAGGCGCGAGGAACTCGACAAGCGGCAAGCCGAACTGGAATCGCGTCGCACCGAGTTGGAGGAGGAGCACCGCGAACTCGTGCGGCAGCTCAAGGCCGACGCGGCGGCGCAGGCCGAGAAGGCCGAGCGGGAACGCCGGGAGGCCGACGAGCGTGCCCTGCGCCGCAGGCAGGAGCTCGAACGGGACTTCGCGAAGAACCTCGCCGCGCGTCGAGACGAGATGAACCGTGCGCTCGCGCAACGGGACGCGGACGCCCGCGCCGAGGCCGAGCGTGTCGTGGCGGAGGCCACCGCGAAGGCGGAGCGCATCGTGGCGGAGGCCACCGCGCGGGTCCAGGCGCTGGAAGAGGCCCGGCGGAAGGCGGCCGCGGAGCTGCGGACGGCGCGGGAGGCGCTGGCCGGTGCCCTGCCGCTCATCGAACCGCTGCCCGACGAGATCGCGGTCGATCGGACGGCCCCACCGGTCGGGATCGTGCCGTCCGCCCGGTCCGCGGCCGAGTCCCAGCCGGCGGAGTCGGCCGAGGCTGCGGATTCGGCGGAGTCGCGCGAGTCGGCGGACCAGCCGACGCAGGTCGTGTCGGTGCCGTCTCCCGGGTCGCGTCCGGGCGCCCCGCACTCGCGCTCTGCGCGAGCCGAGCTGCCCGTCCGGCGCGTATCGGGACCGACCGTCACGAGTGTGAGAGAGCAGCCGGTATCGTCACGGTGA
- the thiI gene encoding tRNA uracil 4-sulfurtransferase ThiI, whose protein sequence is MARPCVLLKYGELMLKGRNRGRFEEHLRESLRHAVAGASAPIRISQRPGVVVLSGAPVEELLDCAQKVIGVSVVQPALRTARTVDDTVETVLQALTERFGSPESAGPRRFAVRAHRRDKTFPMKSEQLAAHLGSQVVKEWGWPVDLSHPEVEITVEVDQREVFVALDKQRGQGGLPVGASGRALVMLSGGFDSPVAAYRAMRRGLRCDFVHFTGAPLTGPSSTYKAYALVRQLDRFQGDSRLHVIPIGNAQRALATAGAGNLQIVAQRRLMVRTASALAKELGAQALVMGDSLGQVASQTLANMATVEEAAELPLLRPLVAFDKEEIIAEARRIGTAEISKLPDEDCCSLLAPPRVATRTTPSQLVNVERRMELDELVPKLLADIQVHAPGAA, encoded by the coding sequence ATGGCTCGGCCGTGCGTGCTGTTGAAGTACGGCGAACTCATGCTCAAGGGGCGGAATCGCGGCAGGTTCGAGGAACACCTCCGTGAATCCCTCCGGCATGCGGTGGCGGGAGCGTCGGCTCCCATCCGGATCTCCCAGCGGCCGGGTGTCGTCGTGTTGTCCGGCGCGCCGGTGGAGGAGCTGCTCGACTGCGCGCAGAAGGTGATCGGCGTGAGCGTCGTGCAACCCGCGCTGCGCACGGCGCGCACCGTGGACGACACCGTGGAGACGGTGTTGCAGGCGCTCACCGAGCGGTTCGGCAGCCCCGAGTCGGCGGGACCCCGCCGGTTCGCGGTCCGGGCCCACCGCCGCGACAAGACGTTCCCGATGAAGTCGGAGCAGTTGGCCGCGCATCTGGGCAGTCAGGTCGTCAAGGAGTGGGGCTGGCCGGTCGACCTGAGCCATCCCGAGGTCGAGATCACCGTCGAGGTCGACCAACGTGAGGTGTTCGTCGCCCTCGACAAGCAGCGCGGGCAGGGCGGCCTGCCCGTCGGCGCCAGTGGGCGGGCGCTCGTCATGCTCTCCGGCGGATTCGACTCGCCGGTGGCGGCGTACCGCGCCATGCGGCGCGGGCTGCGGTGCGACTTCGTGCACTTCACGGGCGCCCCGCTCACGGGGCCGTCGTCGACGTACAAGGCGTACGCGCTGGTACGTCAGCTCGACCGGTTCCAGGGCGACTCCCGGCTGCACGTGATCCCGATCGGCAACGCGCAGCGCGCGCTCGCCACCGCGGGAGCGGGCAACCTGCAGATCGTGGCGCAGCGCAGGCTGATGGTGCGGACCGCCTCGGCGCTCGCGAAGGAACTCGGCGCGCAGGCACTGGTCATGGGCGACAGCCTGGGCCAGGTGGCGAGCCAGACGCTGGCGAACATGGCGACCGTCGAGGAGGCGGCGGAGCTGCCGCTGCTGCGTCCCCTCGTGGCGTTCGACAAGGAGGAGATCATCGCCGAGGCGCGGCGGATCGGCACGGCCGAGATCTCCAAGCTGCCCGACGAGGACTGCTGCAGCCTGCTGGCACCGCCGCGCGTGGCGACGAGGACCACGCCGTCGCAGCTCGTGAACGTCGAGCGCAGGATGGAGCTGGACGAGCTCGTGCCCAAGCTGCTCGCCGACATCCAGGTGCACGCGCCCGGCGCGGCGTAG
- a CDS encoding glutathione-independent formaldehyde dehydrogenase, giving the protein MKAVVYKGPNEVQVEEVQDPRIEQPTDVIVRITSTAICGSDLHMYEGRTMAEPGIVFGHENMGVVEEVGSGVVSVKKGDRVVMPFNIACGFCRNCLDGKTGFCITVNPGFAGGAYGYVGMGPYMGGQAEYLRVPFADFNCLQLPKGDEHEDDFAMLADIFPTGYHSTQLAGVSPGDTVAVYGAGPVGLMAAYSAVLRGASKVFVVDRVPNRLRVAEEIGAIPIDFTKGSAPEQIVDQTDGGVDRGIDAVGYQATVPEGEEQPATVLNDLIETVRPTGSLGVVGLYVPKDPGGPSEDARNGKLVISIGRFFEKGLRMGTGQANVKAYNRHLRDLIIAGRAEPSFVVSQRRPLEDAPDAYVRFDRREEGYTKVLLKP; this is encoded by the coding sequence ATGAAAGCCGTGGTGTACAAGGGGCCGAACGAAGTCCAGGTCGAGGAGGTGCAAGACCCCAGGATCGAGCAGCCGACCGACGTCATCGTGCGGATCACCTCGACGGCGATCTGCGGTTCCGACCTCCACATGTACGAGGGCCGCACGATGGCCGAGCCCGGCATCGTGTTCGGGCACGAGAACATGGGCGTGGTCGAGGAGGTCGGGTCGGGCGTCGTGTCCGTGAAGAAGGGCGACCGCGTCGTCATGCCCTTCAACATCGCGTGCGGGTTCTGCCGCAACTGTCTCGACGGCAAGACGGGATTCTGCATCACGGTGAACCCCGGCTTCGCGGGCGGCGCGTACGGCTACGTGGGGATGGGGCCCTACATGGGCGGTCAGGCCGAGTACCTCCGCGTCCCGTTCGCCGACTTCAACTGCCTGCAGCTGCCGAAGGGCGACGAGCACGAGGACGACTTCGCGATGCTCGCCGACATCTTCCCCACCGGGTACCACTCGACCCAGCTCGCCGGGGTCTCGCCCGGTGACACCGTCGCCGTGTACGGGGCCGGGCCGGTCGGGCTCATGGCGGCGTACTCCGCGGTCCTCCGCGGGGCGTCGAAGGTGTTCGTCGTCGACCGGGTGCCGAACCGGCTGAGGGTGGCCGAGGAGATCGGTGCGATTCCGATCGACTTCACGAAGGGCAGCGCGCCGGAGCAGATCGTCGATCAGACCGACGGCGGGGTGGATCGCGGGATCGACGCCGTCGGCTACCAGGCCACGGTGCCCGAGGGCGAGGAGCAGCCCGCCACGGTGCTGAACGATCTGATCGAGACCGTGCGCCCGACCGGATCGTTGGGTGTGGTGGGCCTCTACGTGCCGAAGGACCCGGGTGGTCCGTCGGAGGACGCGCGCAACGGCAAGTTGGTCATCAGCATCGGTCGCTTCTTCGAGAAGGGCCTGCGGATGGGAACCGGGCAGGCGAACGTCAAGGCCTACAACCGGCATCTGCGGGACCTGATCATCGCGGGGCGGGCCGAGCCGAGTTTCGTGGTGTCGCAGCGTCGCCCGCTGGAGGACGCCCCGGACGCCTACGTCCGCTTCGACCGACGCGAGGAGGGTTACACGAAGGTGCTGCTCAAGCCATGA
- a CDS encoding WD40/YVTN/BNR-like repeat-containing protein → MSRVRVLVGTRKGAFVLTADGRRDRWQVDGPFFAGWETYHVAGSPADPDRLYASASLGWFGQQVHRSEDGGRTWEPVGNEFSYVGEPGTHQWYDGSQRPWEFTRVWHFEPSPTDPDRVYAGVEDAALFRSDDGGRHWQELPALRTHESGPSWQPGAGGMCLHTILVDPRDEQRLRVAISAAGVFASDDGGETWTPANKGLVSDGIPDPDSEVGHCVHNLARHPERPDTLFMQKHWHVMRSDDNGASWYKISGDLPTDFGFPIDVHAHEPDTVYVVPITSDSLHVPLDGRLRVYRTRSGGNEWEPLTNGLPQEHCYVNVLRDAMAVDSLDACGVYFGTTGGQVYVSPDAGDHWTPIVRDLPPVLSVEVQTLP, encoded by the coding sequence ATGAGCCGAGTCCGGGTCCTCGTAGGAACGCGCAAGGGTGCGTTCGTCCTCACCGCCGACGGACGACGTGACCGGTGGCAGGTGGACGGCCCCTTCTTCGCGGGGTGGGAGACCTACCACGTGGCCGGGTCCCCAGCCGATCCCGACCGGCTCTACGCGTCGGCCTCGCTCGGCTGGTTCGGCCAGCAGGTGCACCGCTCGGAGGACGGCGGCCGGACGTGGGAGCCCGTGGGCAACGAGTTCTCCTACGTCGGTGAGCCGGGGACCCACCAGTGGTACGACGGCAGCCAGCGACCGTGGGAGTTCACCCGGGTGTGGCACTTCGAGCCGTCGCCGACCGACCCCGACCGCGTCTACGCGGGTGTGGAGGACGCCGCTCTGTTCCGCAGCGACGACGGCGGACGCCACTGGCAGGAGTTGCCGGCGCTGCGCACGCACGAGTCGGGCCCGTCCTGGCAGCCCGGCGCGGGCGGCATGTGCCTGCACACCATCCTCGTCGATCCCCGCGACGAACAACGGCTGCGCGTGGCGATCTCGGCCGCGGGTGTGTTCGCCAGCGACGACGGCGGCGAGACCTGGACACCGGCCAACAAGGGCCTGGTCAGCGACGGCATCCCGGACCCCGACTCCGAGGTCGGCCACTGCGTGCACAACCTGGCCCGCCATCCCGAGCGCCCCGACACGCTGTTCATGCAGAAGCACTGGCACGTGATGCGCTCCGACGACAACGGCGCGAGCTGGTACAAGATCTCCGGCGACCTGCCCACCGACTTCGGGTTCCCGATCGACGTCCACGCACACGAACCCGACACCGTGTACGTCGTCCCGATCACCAGCGACTCCCTGCACGTCCCGCTCGACGGCCGGTTACGCGTGTACCGCACCCGCAGCGGTGGCAACGAGTGGGAACCGCTGACCAACGGCCTGCCCCAGGAACACTGCTACGTCAACGTGCTCCGCGACGCCATGGCGGTCGACTCGCTCGACGCGTGCGGCGTGTATTTCGGCACCACCGGGGGACAGGTGTACGTCTCCCCCGACGCGGGCGACCACTGGACGCCGATCGTGCGCGACCTTCCGCCCGTGCTCTCCGTGGAGGTGCAGACGCTGCCATGA